The sequence below is a genomic window from Lolium perenne isolate Kyuss_39 chromosome 7, Kyuss_2.0, whole genome shotgun sequence.
tatctctctataccttgttcaacctcgtctcctgacaagtactctttactcgtaccgtggtatgtggtctcttatgaacttattcatatgcttgcaagacattagaagacattccaccgagagggcccagagtatatctatccgtcatcgggatggacaaatcccactgttgatccatatgcctcaactcatactttccggatacttaatcccatctttataaccactcatttacgcagtggcgtttgatgtaatcaaagtacctttctggtataagtgatttatatgatctcatggtcgaaaggactaggtaactatgtatcgaaagcttatagcaaataacttaatgacgtgatcttatgctacacttaattgggtgtgtccattacatcattcatacaatgatataaccttgttattaataacatccaatgttcatgattatgaaactaatcatctattaatcaacaagctagttaagaggcatactagggactcattgttgtttacataacacacatgtatcaatgtttcggttaatacaattatagcatggtatataaacatttatcataaacacaaagatatataataaccacttttattattgcctcttgggtatatctccaactcatgaagttacggttcgacaatacgccaaggacacagaggaccaaCATGCTAATGTTTTTGcagaagcaagcaaacaaagaggatatattctttccttacaacttcaagtgggtgttataacatacattatgcttgtgcagtttccactttattctcttaatcattgagctatgtttGTGCAgcatccactttattctcctaatcattgagctTAAGAAAGGAGTCGTacttgtcatggactcgaaacgtaaagaacatgCAGAATGGGCGAACATGGTTGCCCTGCtctagaggtaatttcaatcaatttcgtatcggcatcttcatctgttcttattcgacgatatcatcaactaatcaataactcatttactcattttttctttgctgggcagggcttggaaacggttcatgaatactgttccgggtaaatggaaaccggagcttacatttaaagattaccctgtaagtagtactatatatatagctatgttcgtgaatctctttgatattttgtttcaatacgatgcttgattattagtttgattgaactattttttcgtaaagtgtttgaagcaggaagccgggaataacttatgtggatactacgtctgcgagtTCATTCGTCAGATGGCCTGTCACAGGGATGCGGAGGATGCTATACACGCCACTCGTGTacgtgaacaatatttcacaattaatcttattttattaccatcaattgtattgagttcTATTCATATATATTAATCTCCTTTTTTAATATAGATGATACACTTGCGGGACTCTCTCCTAACGGAGGATcacatacgagcaattcaagaggaactcgcGAGATTCTTTCTTAACGAGGTCATAGCCCGAACTGGAGAATACCATCGGGAGTTCATATACGACGTTAGGCATATGAGATAGATATATAGTAAAGAGGTCCGACTTTATATATATTGTAAACATGCATTACTTGTACTGTATTTCATGACGTGTCTATATATACATGACGatgtttgtggtttcttgaatgacgtATGCATTGCAGAATTGAATGAATAATATAAAACCCTGAAACTCTGCCgtggcagagaaacgctgctccaccATTAACCTCtgacgcggcagagaaatagcaattttcTCTGCCACGGCAGAGACCTCTAGTCCTGGTTCGTATTActaaccgggaccaaaggtcctccaccacgagccccctggccgcaccacgtggcggGGCTTTTGGTCCCGGTGCACATTTGAACCCGGACTAAAAGGTCCCGCATGTTTGGTCCCGGTTCGAAAACCGGGACTGGTGGCTCAAATGGACCGGGACTgaagccccgttttccactagtggcacCTATCTTGGCCGTGCTAGTTTTTGGTCGAACACGACAACGTAGAACTTTGCCGAGGTTCACGGTATaatacgcacggcaaagaacaaCACACACAGCAGCGGCATGTTTTCCGGCAGTGATGCATAAAATTGAAGTTTCCAAGGTAAATTCAATCATAATCTAAGATCCAAATGCTTGAACAAAACATAGAGCAACCAAAAACAGCATCGTCGACCACATAGCTACAACACAACTAGCATCACCCGTGGCCGGCTGGCAGAACCACTCCCAAACCAAACTTATCGTGCAACTTTTGATTTATTCACAACTTGGTGAAAACAATACTCGCAGCCAGATATAACATAAATATGTACTCGCCAAACGCCAATCTCAGAAACTTTCAATAGACTGGGGgtgtttgttgtggctttttttggcttttggttttggcaaaagccaccaaaagcacctaaataggtgctttttttggcttttggattttggaagccaaaaacaataggatctttgtttttggcttccaaaatccaaaagccaaaaaaagcacctatttaggtgcttttggtggcttttaagccaaaagccaaaaaaagccacaacaaacacCCCCCGGGAGCTGCTATTTTCAACTGTTGCGCGGTCCTTCTCTTCTAACACCCATTCGGCTACTCCTATCAAATGCCGAGGGCGAGCTTGTCAACGTTGCTCTTACCAAGACTCCAAAGGGCCCTCCATTATCTGTGGCACATAGCTAGCATGGCTTCAAGGGCGCTCTCCATCGTTGTCTTGTCGGCCGGCGTGACCCTGATGCTCGTCGCCCACGTCCTCGTGATCCTGTGGGCTATGCGGCGTGGCCGCGGCGCCAACGCCGACCAGGAGCGTGCCACCGCCGCAGAGGATGGCGGGGACATGGGCCTGTCTGCCGTCGAGCTCGAAACGCTGCCGTGCCACCACTTCGTCTCCAGTGGCGCCGCGGCCGCCGATTGCGCGGTGTGTCTGGAGGCGTTCGAGGACGGCGACCGGTGCAGGTGGCTGCCGAGGTGCGAGCACAGCTTCCACGGCAAGTGCGTGGACCCGTGGCTGGGGAAAAGCCGGTGCTGCCCCGTCTGCCGCGCGGACGTGGTGGCTGTACCTGAACGGCCGACGGGCGAGCTCCTGAAGGTGGCCGGTGATGAGGGAGACACAACACCGGCTTTCACACTGGACAGGAGAAGCCCGGCCGTGTCGGAGATCGTGGTGACTGCAAGGTTGCAGCAGTCTAGCTGGACTCTTCATCCCGGGGCCATGCACTAGCTAGATTAATTCGCGTTGTTTGTGCAGGCAAGCATGCATAAACAAACAGTAATTAATCAACTACTCGTAGTAGTTACCATGCCATGAATCATGTATAGTCGTTCAAATGGAATATTTGTATTTCACATATATATTTTTTTAGAACTTCTTATAAACTTTGTTAAAAACTAATTAAATATATTCATttatacatccgtatctagataaaGATGACCAGTTTTTTAAGAAGGGGATACCATATGAAGGTTAGCACCGTCCAACAAAGTCACGGGTCTGACGTACCCGCGCCAGTGTTCACCAACGCGGAAACGGCACTTATCATATGAAGGTTAGCACCGTCcaatataagagcatctccagcggaAACGGCACTTACCATATGAAGGTTAGCACCGTCCAACATAAGAGGATCCAGTTGCGTCCCCCAAAGCGGCctccaaacggcgccggatcgagcgtttggggaacGCCTCCGCTTCGTACTGCGTTTGGGGCGCGTCGCTAACCAGCCACGGCCCCCAAACGCGTGCCTCAAACATTAAAATAACTCTCTTTTTTTGCATTTTCATTTTAATAAAGATAAGAAATTTGTAGGTAGAATCGAGGTTTTAAAAGTAGTGCAACATGTTGAAACAAATTAAACATAAAAATTGCCAAAATTTATGTTCAAACTAATTTTTAACCTACTTATTCTTTGATGGCCCTGCCTCGTCATCCTCACGgaggcgcttcctgctcgtcacctttTCTGAAGAGGTAGTGACGTTCGACGCATCCGATGAGCTTGTGTCCCCTCCGGCGAGTAGTCCTTGGTGTCTTCGTCGTCGTCGGTACACGCCGGCTGCGCCTCGGCCTTCGCATGGGCccttgcctccttctttgccgccgtcgcctcctccgcctccaacCGTCTCCACCTGGCATCTCCatcatcttcctcttcctcctcctcatggcCGTCGTCGGCGACGGTCTACCCTTCCTCCTACTAGCCATCCGTCGGCGGGGAACTAGAGCGGCTAGGCGTGGCAGTTcttt
It includes:
- the LOC127313115 gene encoding RING-H2 finger protein ATL39-like, whose amino-acid sequence is MASRALSIVVLSAGVTLMLVAHVLVILWAMRRGRGANADQERATAAEDGGDMGLSAVELETLPCHHFVSSGAAAADCAVCLEAFEDGDRCRWLPRCEHSFHGKCVDPWLGKSRCCPVCRADVVAVPERPTGELLKVAGDEGDTTPAFTLDRRSPAVSEIVVTARLQQSSWTLHPGAMH